The Burkholderiales bacterium genome includes a window with the following:
- the folC gene encoding bifunctional tetrahydrofolate synthase/dihydrofolate synthase, with translation MTPLARARRPRDLPGWLAYLETLHPKAIALGLDRVRAVLARLDAPIRCPVVTVTGTNGKGSTSAMIETMWRAAGYRTGLYGSPHLMRYNERVRVAGVEASDEALVGALDAVEDARTSIEPAVPLTYFEFGTLAALHLFSRAGLDGLVLEVGLGGRLDAVNVIDAEVAVVTSIDLDHRDFLGDTRESVGREKAGIFRRGRVVVCGDPDPPRSVVDEAARVGANLLVRGRDFAATSEGAQWRYRGPGGNRYGLPMPALRGAPQLGNAACAITAVDALRDRLPVPAGALREALVSVELPGRFQVLPGRPTRVLDVAHNPEAARALAASLGSMGFHPATFAVFGMLADKDIEAVADAVRPAIDRWFVAPLPGPRGASAERLAQALERSGVPREAIRLEADVGDAWRAALAAAGEADRIVAFGSFLTVAAVLAAAR, from the coding sequence GTGACGCCGCTCGCTCGCGCGCGCCGTCCGCGCGACCTCCCCGGCTGGCTCGCCTATCTCGAGACGCTGCACCCGAAGGCGATCGCGCTCGGGCTCGACCGCGTGCGCGCGGTGCTCGCGCGGCTCGACGCGCCGATCCGCTGCCCGGTCGTCACGGTGACCGGCACCAACGGCAAGGGCTCGACCTCGGCGATGATCGAGACCATGTGGCGCGCCGCCGGCTACCGCACCGGGCTGTACGGCTCGCCGCATCTGATGCGCTACAACGAGCGGGTGCGCGTCGCCGGCGTCGAGGCGAGCGACGAAGCGCTCGTCGGCGCGCTCGACGCGGTCGAGGACGCGCGCACCTCGATCGAGCCCGCGGTGCCGCTCACCTATTTCGAGTTCGGCACGCTCGCCGCGCTCCACCTCTTCTCGCGCGCCGGGCTCGACGGGCTCGTGCTCGAAGTCGGCCTCGGCGGACGGCTCGACGCGGTCAACGTCATCGACGCGGAAGTGGCGGTGGTCACGAGCATCGACCTCGACCATCGCGACTTCCTCGGCGACACGCGCGAGTCGGTCGGCCGCGAGAAGGCGGGCATCTTCCGGCGCGGTCGCGTCGTGGTGTGCGGCGATCCCGATCCGCCGCGCTCCGTGGTCGACGAGGCGGCGCGTGTCGGCGCGAACCTGCTCGTGCGCGGCCGCGACTTCGCGGCGACCTCCGAGGGTGCGCAGTGGCGCTACCGCGGTCCGGGCGGGAACCGCTACGGGCTCCCGATGCCCGCGCTGCGCGGCGCGCCGCAACTCGGCAACGCCGCCTGCGCGATCACGGCGGTCGATGCGCTGCGCGACCGGCTGCCGGTGCCGGCGGGGGCGCTGCGCGAAGCGCTCGTGAGCGTGGAGTTGCCCGGACGCTTCCAGGTGCTGCCCGGTCGCCCGACGCGCGTGCTCGACGTCGCGCACAATCCCGAGGCCGCCCGAGCGCTCGCCGCGTCGCTCGGATCGATGGGCTTCCACCCGGCGACCTTCGCCGTCTTCGGGATGCTCGCCGACAAGGACATCGAGGCCGTCGCCGACGCCGTGCGTCCGGCGATCGACCGCTGGTTCGTCGCGCCGCTCCCGGGGCCGCGCGGCGCGAGCGCCGAGCGCCTCGCGCAGGCGCTGGAACGCTCCGGCGTCCCGCGCGAGGCGATCCGCCTCGAGGCGGACGTCGGCGACGCCTGGCGGGCCGCGCTCGCCGCGGCCGGCGAGGCTGATAGAATCGTCGCCTTCGGTTCGTTCCTCACGGTGGCCGCCGTGCTCGCCGCGGCCCGGTGA
- a CDS encoding SPOR domain-containing protein — protein sequence MADTADQNLDELKRRGRRRLIGAIVLALVAAVVVPMLLESDPKPLGEDVSVRIPPVDDGKFVGKLNGAAPKKSLADAERSVLTPGARPAPAADAKAEQRTEAKAEPQAEPTSASPAPAAPPPAKPAATAPASTAPVAATASGKAASGKAVDPPPAAARADAPKDAGYAVQLAAFSDDKGANALAAKLKRAGYPAFTETLSTSRGTLWRVRVGPYPARDAAAQARDRLKGEGHAGIVVPSK from the coding sequence ATGGCCGACACCGCCGACCAGAATCTCGACGAACTGAAGCGCCGCGGGCGCCGCCGCCTGATCGGCGCGATCGTGCTCGCGCTGGTCGCGGCGGTCGTCGTGCCGATGCTGCTCGAGAGCGATCCGAAGCCGCTCGGCGAAGACGTCTCGGTGCGCATCCCGCCGGTCGACGACGGCAAGTTCGTCGGCAAGCTCAACGGCGCCGCGCCGAAGAAGTCGCTCGCGGACGCGGAAAGGTCGGTGCTGACGCCGGGCGCCCGCCCTGCGCCCGCGGCCGACGCGAAGGCCGAACAGAGAACCGAGGCCAAGGCCGAACCCCAGGCCGAACCAACGTCGGCATCGCCGGCCCCCGCCGCGCCGCCGCCCGCGAAGCCGGCAGCCACGGCGCCGGCTTCGACCGCACCAGTCGCCGCGACCGCTTCCGGCAAGGCGGCATCGGGCAAGGCGGTCGATCCACCGCCGGCCGCGGCCAGGGCCGATGCCCCGAAGGACGCCGGCTACGCCGTGCAACTCGCCGCGTTCTCCGACGACAAGGGTGCGAATGCGCTCGCGGCGAAGCTCAAGCGCGCGGGCTACCCCGCGTTCACCGAGACGCTCTCGACCTCGCGCGGCACGCTGTGGCGCGTGCGCGTCGGCCCTTACCCGGCGCGCGACGCCGCCGCGCAGGCGCGCGACCGGCTGAAGGGCGAAGGGCACGCCGGCATCGTCGTGCCGTCGAAGTAG
- a CDS encoding CvpA family protein translates to MTWLDFGAFLVVALSVLFAYARGVIRSLIGTAAWLVGFVVALGFAPLIGAQLPEVKEAPAVPYVIAFVLVFVLAIVAGALVAWPLRAIVRKAGMGFLDAALGATFGFVRGIAIVVAFALVAGAIGWAQRDWWQNAFLSPSLGAAALGLRPWLPHAWAERLDFSPPPKAAAGLAPRLSVSEA, encoded by the coding sequence ATGACCTGGCTCGATTTCGGCGCCTTCCTCGTCGTCGCGCTCTCCGTGCTGTTCGCCTACGCGCGCGGCGTGATCCGCTCGCTCATCGGCACCGCGGCGTGGCTCGTCGGCTTCGTCGTCGCGCTCGGGTTCGCGCCGCTCATCGGCGCGCAGTTGCCGGAGGTGAAGGAAGCCCCGGCGGTGCCCTACGTGATCGCATTCGTGCTCGTGTTCGTCCTGGCGATCGTCGCGGGTGCGCTCGTCGCGTGGCCGTTGCGCGCGATCGTGCGCAAGGCCGGCATGGGCTTCCTCGACGCCGCGCTCGGCGCGACCTTCGGCTTCGTCCGGGGCATCGCGATCGTCGTCGCGTTCGCGCTCGTCGCCGGCGCGATCGGATGGGCGCAGCGGGACTGGTGGCAGAACGCGTTTCTCTCGCCGTCGCTCGGCGCCGCGGCCCTCGGCCTGCGGCCGTGGCTGCCGCATGCGTGGGCCGAGCGGCTGGATTTCTCGCCGCCGCCGAAGGCCGCCGCCGGCCTCGCGCCGCGCCTGTCCGTGAGCGAGGCCTGA
- the purF gene encoding amidophosphoribosyltransferase — MCGIVGAVSHAPVNQLLYDGLMLLQHRGQDAAGIVTSEGNVFHMYKAQGYVRDVFRTRNMRELTGAAGIGHCRYPTAGSAFSDLETQPFYVNAPFGITLGHNGNLTNSEALKRELFQLDFRHVNTNSDSEVLLNVLALELERSAQHHRLDPDAIFRAVAGVHRRCRGAYAIVAMIAGYGMLAFRDPFGIRPLIVGVNETLAGPEYMVASESVALEACGFRVLRDLEPGEAVYVDFAGTMHARQCADAPRLVPCIFEYVYLARPDSVIDGTSVYESRIHMGAELAKRLRAMPDVRDIDVVIPIPDSSRPSAMQLAGDLGLTYREGFVKSRYVGRTFIMPGQGMRRKSVRQKLNPIGMEFEGKVVLLVDDSIVRGTTSREIVQMARDAGARKVYFASASPPVRYPNVYGIDMPNQAELVAHGRSEDEVANEIGADRLIYQDLAALKAAVRAANPRLGEFEASCFDGRYVTGDVTPEYLQQLAGARHEGRGEPMRDDDTVGTSA, encoded by the coding sequence ATGTGCGGCATCGTCGGCGCCGTCTCGCACGCGCCGGTCAACCAGCTCCTCTACGACGGGCTCATGCTGCTGCAGCACCGCGGGCAGGACGCCGCCGGCATCGTCACGAGCGAAGGCAACGTGTTCCACATGTACAAGGCGCAGGGCTACGTGCGCGACGTGTTCCGCACCCGGAACATGCGCGAGCTGACCGGCGCGGCGGGCATCGGGCACTGCCGCTATCCGACGGCGGGCAGCGCGTTCTCCGACCTCGAGACGCAGCCGTTCTACGTCAACGCCCCGTTCGGGATCACGCTCGGCCACAACGGCAACCTGACCAACAGCGAGGCGCTGAAACGCGAGCTGTTCCAGCTCGACTTCCGCCACGTGAACACGAACAGCGACAGCGAGGTGCTGCTGAACGTGCTCGCGCTCGAGCTCGAACGCTCGGCGCAGCACCACCGACTCGATCCCGACGCGATCTTCCGCGCGGTCGCGGGCGTGCACCGCCGCTGCAGGGGCGCCTACGCGATCGTCGCGATGATCGCGGGCTACGGGATGCTCGCGTTCCGCGACCCGTTCGGCATCCGCCCGCTGATCGTCGGCGTCAACGAGACGCTCGCGGGGCCCGAGTACATGGTCGCCTCCGAGTCGGTCGCGCTCGAGGCCTGCGGGTTCCGCGTGCTGCGCGACCTCGAGCCGGGCGAGGCGGTCTACGTCGACTTCGCCGGCACGATGCACGCGCGCCAGTGCGCGGACGCGCCGCGGCTCGTCCCCTGCATCTTCGAGTACGTCTACCTCGCCCGCCCCGACAGCGTGATCGACGGCACCAGCGTCTACGAGTCGCGCATCCACATGGGCGCCGAGCTCGCGAAGCGCCTGCGCGCCATGCCGGACGTGCGCGACATCGACGTCGTGATCCCGATCCCCGACTCGAGCCGCCCGTCGGCGATGCAGCTCGCCGGCGATCTCGGGCTCACCTACCGTGAGGGCTTCGTCAAGAGCCGCTACGTCGGGCGCACCTTCATCATGCCGGGGCAGGGGATGCGCCGGAAGAGCGTGCGGCAGAAGCTGAATCCGATCGGCATGGAGTTCGAGGGCAAGGTGGTCCTCCTGGTCGACGACTCGATCGTGCGCGGCACGACCTCGCGCGAGATCGTGCAGATGGCGCGCGACGCCGGCGCGCGCAAGGTGTATTTCGCGTCCGCGAGCCCGCCGGTGCGCTATCCGAACGTCTACGGCATCGACATGCCGAACCAGGCCGAACTCGTCGCGCACGGGCGCAGCGAGGACGAGGTGGCGAACGAGATCGGCGCGGACCGGCTCATCTACCAGGACCTCGCCGCCCTGAAGGCTGCGGTGCGCGCCGCGAACCCGAGGCTCGGCGAGTTCGAGGCGTCGTGCTTCGACGGCCGCTACGTGACCGGCGACGTGACGCCCGAGTACCTGCAGCAGCTCGCCGGCGCGCGCCACGAGGGACGCGGCGAGCCGATGCGCGACGACGACACCGTGGGGACGTCCGCCTGA
- a CDS encoding cystathionine gamma-synthase family protein, which yields MTTPSRARGFTTAILHSDRESAIEHGALHKPLHVSVAYGYRDVNDLAAVFQNRQTGHVYGRQGNPTTAALEAKVTAMEGGVASVTFATGMAAIGAVLLTLTAAGDHVVASRFLFGNTASMLQTLEAHGTLVSYVDATDAAAVEAAITPATRLVFVETIANPRTQVADLARIGEICARRGIVYVVDNTMTSPWLFRPIDVGASLVVNALTKYIGGHGNALGGAVTDTGRYDWTRHPRIIDNYKTGDAKRWAILQIRKKGLRDFGGTLSPEQAHHLAVGAETLALRMDRQCANALALARLLETHPRVRAVHYPGLASHAQHALAAKLFRSFGALFAFELDEGVDTFAILNRLKVVVLSSNLGDNRTLAIPVAQTIFWEMGRERRAAMGIAETLVRVSVGIEDEADLVADFADALA from the coding sequence ATGACCACACCTTCCCGTGCCCGCGGCTTCACGACCGCGATCCTCCATTCCGACCGCGAATCCGCCATCGAGCACGGCGCGCTGCACAAGCCGCTGCACGTGTCGGTCGCGTACGGCTACCGCGACGTGAACGACCTGGCGGCGGTGTTCCAGAACCGCCAGACCGGCCACGTCTACGGGCGGCAGGGCAATCCGACCACCGCGGCGCTGGAGGCCAAGGTCACCGCGATGGAAGGCGGCGTCGCGAGCGTGACCTTCGCGACCGGCATGGCGGCGATCGGGGCGGTCCTCCTCACGCTCACCGCGGCCGGCGACCACGTGGTCGCGAGCCGCTTCCTGTTCGGCAACACCGCGAGCATGCTGCAGACGCTCGAGGCGCACGGCACGCTCGTGAGCTACGTCGATGCGACCGACGCCGCGGCGGTCGAGGCGGCGATCACGCCCGCGACCCGCCTGGTGTTCGTCGAGACGATCGCGAACCCGCGCACGCAGGTGGCCGACCTCGCGCGGATCGGCGAGATCTGCGCGCGGCGCGGCATCGTGTACGTCGTCGACAACACGATGACCTCGCCGTGGCTCTTCCGGCCGATCGACGTCGGCGCGAGCCTCGTCGTCAACGCGCTGACCAAGTACATCGGCGGCCACGGCAACGCGCTGGGCGGCGCGGTGACCGACACGGGCCGCTACGACTGGACCCGCCATCCGCGGATCATCGACAACTACAAGACCGGCGATGCGAAGCGCTGGGCGATCCTGCAGATCCGCAAGAAGGGGCTGCGCGACTTCGGCGGGACGCTCTCGCCCGAGCAGGCGCACCACCTCGCGGTCGGCGCCGAGACCCTCGCGCTGCGGATGGACCGCCAGTGCGCCAACGCGCTCGCGCTCGCACGCTTGCTCGAGACCCATCCGCGCGTGCGCGCGGTCCACTACCCCGGACTCGCCTCGCACGCGCAGCACGCGCTCGCGGCGAAGCTCTTCCGTTCCTTCGGGGCGCTTTTCGCGTTCGAACTCGACGAGGGCGTCGACACCTTCGCGATCCTCAACCGCCTGAAGGTCGTCGTGCTGTCGTCGAACCTCGGCGACAACCGGACGCTCGCCATTCCGGTCGCGCAGACGATCTTCTGGGAGATGGGGCGCGAGCGGCGCGCGGCGATGGGAATCGCGGAGACGCTGGTGCGCGTCTCGGTCGGCATCGAGGACGAGGCGGATCTCGTCGCCGACTTCGCCGACGCGCTCGCGTAG
- a CDS encoding TerC family protein, with amino-acid sequence MAVELFSNAWWSALAAIIVIDLVLAGDNAIVIGLAARNVPREHQRRVILWGTFGAIAVRVALTSVVVWLLKIPGFLLIGGAALAWIGWKLTDETGGGEHKIASTSSIRGAIQTIIVADAVMGVDNVLAIGGAAHGSVLLVLIGLAISIPIVVWGSTIVLKAVERFPQILWIGAGVLGWTAAKMIASEPLLLQTFDTHPVLRTVLYVAIVGLLVAAPMWRHASPQGRAKGAILAFLAAWLSFWGYVEDRLDLHFDAIDDWHWDNEIVDLVRWIGWIPFAIALHRRLLPSQPAAKHAS; translated from the coding sequence ATGGCCGTCGAACTGTTCTCCAACGCCTGGTGGTCGGCGCTCGCCGCCATCATCGTGATCGACCTCGTGCTCGCCGGCGACAACGCCATCGTCATCGGGCTCGCCGCGCGCAACGTCCCGCGCGAGCACCAGCGCCGCGTGATCCTCTGGGGCACGTTCGGCGCGATCGCGGTGCGCGTCGCGCTGACCTCGGTCGTCGTGTGGCTGCTGAAGATCCCCGGCTTCCTGCTGATCGGCGGCGCCGCGCTCGCCTGGATCGGCTGGAAGCTCACCGACGAGACCGGCGGCGGTGAGCACAAGATCGCCTCGACTTCGTCGATCCGCGGCGCGATCCAGACCATCATCGTCGCGGACGCCGTGATGGGCGTCGACAACGTGCTGGCGATCGGAGGCGCGGCGCACGGCAGTGTCCTGCTCGTGCTGATCGGCCTCGCGATCTCGATCCCGATCGTGGTCTGGGGCTCCACCATCGTTCTGAAGGCGGTCGAGCGTTTCCCGCAGATCCTGTGGATCGGCGCCGGTGTGCTCGGCTGGACCGCCGCCAAGATGATCGCGAGCGAGCCGCTGCTCCTGCAGACTTTCGACACGCACCCCGTGCTGCGCACGGTGCTCTACGTCGCCATCGTGGGCCTGCTCGTCGCCGCGCCGATGTGGCGGCACGCCTCGCCGCAGGGCCGCGCGAAGGGAGCGATCCTGGCGTTCCTCGCCGCGTGGCTCAGTTTCTGGGGCTACGTCGAGGACCGCCTCGACCTGCACTTCGACGCGATCGACGACTGGCACTGGGACAACGAAATCGTCGACCTCGTGCGCTGGATCGGCTGGATCCCGTTCGCGATCGCGCTGCACCGCCGGTTGCTGCCTTCGCAGCCGGCCGCGAAGCACGCGTCGTAA